The following proteins come from a genomic window of Leopardus geoffroyi isolate Oge1 chromosome A3, O.geoffroyi_Oge1_pat1.0, whole genome shotgun sequence:
- the CD40 gene encoding tumor necrosis factor receptor superfamily member 5 isoform X3, which translates to MWWWRQQTFIFPSPFGVRFTSVHPDPRTTCRENQYLINSQCCDKCQPGNKLVNDCTEFTYTECLPCKKGEFLDTWNIERHCHQHKYCDPNQGLQVQREGTSETDTTCTCDEGLHCTSDACESCIQHTLCPPGLGVKQVATGVSDTICHPCPAGFFSNVSSASEKCHPWTRCETKGLVELQAGTNKTDAVCGFQDRIRALVVIPITMVVLLAVLLVSVYIRKVTKKPENRVLQPEAVSQDPVEDLEVLPVTLHPIAPVQETLHGCQPVTQEDGKESRISVQERV; encoded by the exons GTCCACCCAGACCCACGCACTACGTGCAGAGAAAACCAGTACCTGATAAACAGTCAGTGCTGTGATAAGTGCCAGCCAG GAAACAAACTGGTGAATGACTGCACAGAGTTCACCTACACGGAATGCCTTCCTTGCAAAAAAGGCGAATTCCTAGACACTTGGAACATAGAGAGACACTGTCACCAGCACAAGTACTGCGACCCCA ACCAAGGGCTCCAGGTCCAGAGGGAAGGCACCTCTGAAACGGACACCACTTGCACATGTGACGAAGGTCTACACTGTACCAGCGACGCCTGTGAAAGCTGCATCCAGCACACCCTGTGCCCCCCTGGCCTTGGAGTCAAGCAGGTTG CTACAGGGGTTTCTGATACCATCTGCCATCCGTGCCCAGCCGGCTTCTTCTCCAATGTGTCATCTGCTTCGGAAAAGTGTCACCCTTGGACGAG GTGTGAGACCAAAGGCCTGGTGGAGCTTCAGGCGGGGACCAACAAGACGGATGCCGTCTGCG GTTTCCAGGATCGGATAAGAGCCCTGGTGGTGATCCCCATCACGATGGTGGTCCTGCTTGCTGTCTTGTTGGTGTCTGTGTATATCA gaaaGGTGACCAAGAAGCCAGAGAATAGG GTTCTCCAGCCTGAGGCTGTGTCGCAGGACCCTGTGGAGGACTTGGAGGTCCTTCCTGTCACCCTCCACCCCATTGCTCCGGTGCAGGAGACCTTACACGGGTGCCAGCCGGTCACCCAGGAGGACGGCAAAGAGAGTCGCATCTCGGTGCAGGAGAGAGTATGA
- the CD40 gene encoding tumor necrosis factor receptor superfamily member 5 isoform X1 produces the protein MWWWRQQTFIFPSPFGVRFTSVHPDPRTTCRENQYLINSQCCDKCQPGERLTLPPRRDPSWLPGNKLVNDCTEFTYTECLPCKKGEFLDTWNIERHCHQHKYCDPNQGLQVQREGTSETDTTCTCDEGLHCTSDACESCIQHTLCPPGLGVKQVATGVSDTICHPCPAGFFSNVSSASEKCHPWTRCETKGLVELQAGTNKTDAVCGFQDRIRALVVIPITMVVLLAVLLVSVYIRKVTKKPENRVLQPEAVSQDPVEDLEVLPVTLHPIAPVQETLHGCQPVTQEDGKESRISVQERV, from the exons GTCCACCCAGACCCACGCACTACGTGCAGAGAAAACCAGTACCTGATAAACAGTCAGTGCTGTGATAAGTGCCAGCCAGGTGAGCGGCTGACCCTCCCCCCACGGCGGGACCCTTCCTGGCTTCCTG GAAACAAACTGGTGAATGACTGCACAGAGTTCACCTACACGGAATGCCTTCCTTGCAAAAAAGGCGAATTCCTAGACACTTGGAACATAGAGAGACACTGTCACCAGCACAAGTACTGCGACCCCA ACCAAGGGCTCCAGGTCCAGAGGGAAGGCACCTCTGAAACGGACACCACTTGCACATGTGACGAAGGTCTACACTGTACCAGCGACGCCTGTGAAAGCTGCATCCAGCACACCCTGTGCCCCCCTGGCCTTGGAGTCAAGCAGGTTG CTACAGGGGTTTCTGATACCATCTGCCATCCGTGCCCAGCCGGCTTCTTCTCCAATGTGTCATCTGCTTCGGAAAAGTGTCACCCTTGGACGAG GTGTGAGACCAAAGGCCTGGTGGAGCTTCAGGCGGGGACCAACAAGACGGATGCCGTCTGCG GTTTCCAGGATCGGATAAGAGCCCTGGTGGTGATCCCCATCACGATGGTGGTCCTGCTTGCTGTCTTGTTGGTGTCTGTGTATATCA gaaaGGTGACCAAGAAGCCAGAGAATAGG GTTCTCCAGCCTGAGGCTGTGTCGCAGGACCCTGTGGAGGACTTGGAGGTCCTTCCTGTCACCCTCCACCCCATTGCTCCGGTGCAGGAGACCTTACACGGGTGCCAGCCGGTCACCCAGGAGGACGGCAAAGAGAGTCGCATCTCGGTGCAGGAGAGAGTATGA
- the CD40 gene encoding tumor necrosis factor receptor superfamily member 5 isoform X2: MVLLPLRCLLWGCVLTAVHPDPRTTCRENQYLINSQCCDKCQPGERLTLPPRRDPSWLPGNKLVNDCTEFTYTECLPCKKGEFLDTWNIERHCHQHKYCDPNQGLQVQREGTSETDTTCTCDEGLHCTSDACESCIQHTLCPPGLGVKQVATGVSDTICHPCPAGFFSNVSSASEKCHPWTRCETKGLVELQAGTNKTDAVCGFQDRIRALVVIPITMVVLLAVLLVSVYIRKVTKKPENRVLQPEAVSQDPVEDLEVLPVTLHPIAPVQETLHGCQPVTQEDGKESRISVQERV, encoded by the exons GTCCACCCAGACCCACGCACTACGTGCAGAGAAAACCAGTACCTGATAAACAGTCAGTGCTGTGATAAGTGCCAGCCAGGTGAGCGGCTGACCCTCCCCCCACGGCGGGACCCTTCCTGGCTTCCTG GAAACAAACTGGTGAATGACTGCACAGAGTTCACCTACACGGAATGCCTTCCTTGCAAAAAAGGCGAATTCCTAGACACTTGGAACATAGAGAGACACTGTCACCAGCACAAGTACTGCGACCCCA ACCAAGGGCTCCAGGTCCAGAGGGAAGGCACCTCTGAAACGGACACCACTTGCACATGTGACGAAGGTCTACACTGTACCAGCGACGCCTGTGAAAGCTGCATCCAGCACACCCTGTGCCCCCCTGGCCTTGGAGTCAAGCAGGTTG CTACAGGGGTTTCTGATACCATCTGCCATCCGTGCCCAGCCGGCTTCTTCTCCAATGTGTCATCTGCTTCGGAAAAGTGTCACCCTTGGACGAG GTGTGAGACCAAAGGCCTGGTGGAGCTTCAGGCGGGGACCAACAAGACGGATGCCGTCTGCG GTTTCCAGGATCGGATAAGAGCCCTGGTGGTGATCCCCATCACGATGGTGGTCCTGCTTGCTGTCTTGTTGGTGTCTGTGTATATCA gaaaGGTGACCAAGAAGCCAGAGAATAGG GTTCTCCAGCCTGAGGCTGTGTCGCAGGACCCTGTGGAGGACTTGGAGGTCCTTCCTGTCACCCTCCACCCCATTGCTCCGGTGCAGGAGACCTTACACGGGTGCCAGCCGGTCACCCAGGAGGACGGCAAAGAGAGTCGCATCTCGGTGCAGGAGAGAGTATGA
- the CD40 gene encoding tumor necrosis factor receptor superfamily member 5 isoform X4: MVLLPLRCLLWGCVLTAVHPDPRTTCRENQYLINSQCCDKCQPGNKLVNDCTEFTYTECLPCKKGEFLDTWNIERHCHQHKYCDPNQGLQVQREGTSETDTTCTCDEGLHCTSDACESCIQHTLCPPGLGVKQVATGVSDTICHPCPAGFFSNVSSASEKCHPWTRCETKGLVELQAGTNKTDAVCGFQDRIRALVVIPITMVVLLAVLLVSVYIRKVTKKPENRVLQPEAVSQDPVEDLEVLPVTLHPIAPVQETLHGCQPVTQEDGKESRISVQERV; encoded by the exons GTCCACCCAGACCCACGCACTACGTGCAGAGAAAACCAGTACCTGATAAACAGTCAGTGCTGTGATAAGTGCCAGCCAG GAAACAAACTGGTGAATGACTGCACAGAGTTCACCTACACGGAATGCCTTCCTTGCAAAAAAGGCGAATTCCTAGACACTTGGAACATAGAGAGACACTGTCACCAGCACAAGTACTGCGACCCCA ACCAAGGGCTCCAGGTCCAGAGGGAAGGCACCTCTGAAACGGACACCACTTGCACATGTGACGAAGGTCTACACTGTACCAGCGACGCCTGTGAAAGCTGCATCCAGCACACCCTGTGCCCCCCTGGCCTTGGAGTCAAGCAGGTTG CTACAGGGGTTTCTGATACCATCTGCCATCCGTGCCCAGCCGGCTTCTTCTCCAATGTGTCATCTGCTTCGGAAAAGTGTCACCCTTGGACGAG GTGTGAGACCAAAGGCCTGGTGGAGCTTCAGGCGGGGACCAACAAGACGGATGCCGTCTGCG GTTTCCAGGATCGGATAAGAGCCCTGGTGGTGATCCCCATCACGATGGTGGTCCTGCTTGCTGTCTTGTTGGTGTCTGTGTATATCA gaaaGGTGACCAAGAAGCCAGAGAATAGG GTTCTCCAGCCTGAGGCTGTGTCGCAGGACCCTGTGGAGGACTTGGAGGTCCTTCCTGTCACCCTCCACCCCATTGCTCCGGTGCAGGAGACCTTACACGGGTGCCAGCCGGTCACCCAGGAGGACGGCAAAGAGAGTCGCATCTCGGTGCAGGAGAGAGTATGA